Genomic window (Helianthus annuus cultivar XRQ/B chromosome 3, HanXRQr2.0-SUNRISE, whole genome shotgun sequence):
ATATACAGAcaaacaaaagaagaaaaactaGTTCTATCAGGGAATTAAAAATATTAGACGGTCATGGATTTAAGAAGCTTGTGTGGAAAATTAACTAGCGGTGATTCCTGCCAACAAGAAAGATCAAAGTATATACGTACTTTGTAAAGGGTGTCTCTATGACGCTCTGGGACATGGTTTAGTAGCATGCATGATGTATCCAAGTCTTGTGACTGATAAGATTTTCTCCATCCTTGTAACTCTACGAGAACGTGTGATTAGTATGACTAGTTGTCAATATATGGAGCTTAAGAGTATCCATAATTACTTGGTACGAGAACTTACCTCTATATGGAAAGGTCTCACCGAACCATCTCTGTATCTCATCAGGGGACTTTGACTTGAAGAAATCACGGCGACAAAGATAGTACGTTCCTGTGGTCAGCTGAAATTCAGAGAGATCTCCTCCAATAACTTCCATTTGCATCCTTGGGTTTTCCAAGTTTTCTTGTTGCTGTACTTCACCTTCATCCATATACACAAGGCTGGCACCACATTTGCTTACTTTCATTCCACTCTGCACCATGATATGCACATAGATTTCGTCACCATCCTCTAACGTGTCGCCAATTGGCCAATAACTTAACCATGCAACATCTTCATCAACTTTGGGTTTGCAATACACCATAGGGTTGTATATCCAGGTAAGATCCTTGGATCTGTTGCTGATTTGGATAAACAAAGGCCACCTGTCTTTATGTTCAGATCCTGATAATCTATATAAGCAACATACTTGTAATCCCTGGATCTTGTGTCTCTTTTGATGCAAACACACATGGAAGGATAAGGAATCGTTTGCTGATGTATACTCATATGTTGATGTATACTCAAATGCCATCATGCTTTGATCTTTTATGCCTTGCAGATAGGTGCTCCTTATACCATATTCATACAGAATCTATGACATGCAAATTGCAAAAAAAAGTCCAGTTAGCTAGCTGTAGTTCAATCAGTTTCCTAATGAGGCATAGATACATAAATTTGTTAACTTTTGCATTATTTTAAGAAATAATAGACACAACCTGGAAATGCCAAATTCGGCCTTTAGTAATCTCATCACCGACCATGTCCAACTTATGATCTTGATATTCTTTGATCCGTTTCATATGTCTCAGATCTACTTCATCGAGTTCTTCTATGGTCGCTAATTTAAAAAGGCCTTGAACTTCAGACAATCTGAAACAACCTCTATAATCAAACTTCCGTAGACTGAAACGAGTGGATTGGAATGCTACTTTCTCCAGTGATATACAATTGTATGTATACAACTCCTCCAGCGTACTAGGGAGATTCATAATGGACTTCAGCCATTTACAAGAAGTCAAATTGAGAACCCGAAGTACACTAAGATCAATGTTTCTGGGTATGGACTCAAATAGATTACAACTTAAATTCATTCCATATAATGGCCCATTGAACGAAAAACAAAGTTCAAGGGGATACATCGGATTTCCTCCATGGAGAAACAAAAACTTTAACGAATGTGGAAAGGAGAACAACGGTTGATTAAGAAGCTTCTTACCCCAGGAAGCTTTCCACAGAGCTTTACATTGTGCCAAGTTCAAGAGAGAAAGATTCTCAAGGCCTTCTATGGTTTTACAAATATGAGTCAGATTGGTGCAACACCAAAGAATCAGTGTTTGAAGATTAGGGAGGCGACAAAACTTGCAGATACTCACAAGGTTGTAACACGATGTAAGGTTTAGAACTTTCAGCGAATTAAGTTCCTGTTCCATAAACACATATTTGTTTTATGAAAGTACATTCATATGAAGTCTATCTAAAATATTATAGACTATCTAAAAGAACATATGTTCTGTAAACTAAAAGTTTAATTCCTACC
Coding sequences:
- the LOC110931298 gene encoding uncharacterized protein LOC110931298, with the translated sequence MMAFEYTSTYEYTSANDSLSFHVCLHQKRHKIQGLQVCCLYRLSGSEHKDRWPLFIQISNRSKDLTWIYNPMVYCKPKVDEDVAWLSYWPIGDTLEDGDEIYVHIMVQSGMKVSKCGASLVYMDEGEVQQQENLENPRMQMEVIGGDLSEFQLTTGTYYLCRRDFFKSKSPDEIQRWFGETFPYRELQGWRKSYQSQDLDTSCMLLNHVPERHRDTLYKRIWLGYFNKESDIRKIKKVVSSLVGVDYAIFFVSLLYTDRKILYVLGSVDSIAVETCVRKFEKTARIVNVNYKVNSLHKLYHSEVKGKISAFIKSLENRKIEFPCC